A single genomic interval of Plantibacter sp. Leaf314 harbors:
- a CDS encoding TlyA family RNA methyltransferase produces MQNLPEPPAAPDTAEEDRSPVRLDAALATRGLARSRTHAAQLVADGLVTVDGRTIVKAAHRVRPDAKLTVAATDHYVSRAAHKLLAALDAFPVSVEDALVLDAGASTGGFTQVLLERGARRVVALDVGHDQLVPQLREDERVQVVEGCNVRFLTPEQFRELTGDDERPSVVVGDLSFISLTQVLPALVSVAAVPAELVLLVKPQFEVGRGGVREGVVTDAALRADAVAGVLWAAWDLGLGTAGLIPSPIVGTHGNREYVVWISAEHGRNPTEWMQQITSMAGA; encoded by the coding sequence ATGCAGAACCTACCCGAACCGCCCGCAGCACCCGACACCGCGGAGGAGGACCGCTCGCCGGTCCGCCTCGACGCCGCCCTCGCCACCCGTGGGCTCGCCCGGTCCCGAACCCATGCAGCGCAACTCGTCGCCGACGGGCTGGTCACCGTGGACGGACGGACCATCGTCAAAGCAGCGCATCGGGTACGGCCCGACGCGAAGCTCACCGTCGCCGCGACCGACCACTACGTGAGCCGCGCCGCGCACAAACTCCTCGCCGCGCTGGACGCGTTCCCCGTCTCCGTCGAGGACGCCCTGGTCCTCGACGCCGGGGCCTCGACCGGTGGGTTCACGCAGGTCCTCCTCGAGCGCGGCGCCCGACGGGTGGTCGCGCTGGACGTCGGCCATGACCAGCTCGTCCCGCAGCTGCGCGAGGACGAGCGGGTGCAGGTCGTCGAAGGATGCAACGTCCGATTCCTCACCCCTGAACAGTTCCGAGAATTGACCGGCGACGACGAGCGGCCGTCGGTCGTGGTCGGCGACCTCTCCTTCATCTCCCTCACCCAGGTGCTTCCGGCCCTCGTGAGCGTGGCAGCGGTCCCGGCCGAGCTCGTCCTCCTCGTCAAGCCGCAGTTCGAGGTCGGGCGTGGAGGCGTCCGCGAAGGCGTCGTCACCGACGCCGCGCTCCGAGCGGACGCCGTCGCCGGCGTCCTGTGGGCCGCCTGGGACCTCGGACTGGGCACGGCCGGGCTCATCCCGTCACCCATCGTCGGGACGCACGGCAACCGTGAGTACGTCGTGTGGATATCGGCTGAGCACGGCCGCAATCCGACAGAATGGATGCAGCAGATCACCTCGATGGCTGGAGCGTAA